The genome window GTGTATCAATTACATTGATTTTTACGTCTTTGTAACGCACCGATACGTTCTTAGAAGTGATGGTGATACCACGCTCCCTTTCAAGATCATTATTATCAAGGATTAGGTCATCAAACTCCTGGTTATCGCGAAATAACTTTGAAGCGTGAATGATTTTGTCAACCAATGTAGTTTTACCGTGGTCAACGTGCGCAATGATTGCGATGTTACGAATGGCTTGCATTGTTTTATAGATCAATTGTTTACGGTTGTCCTTTCGGCGGCTTAAAACCGGCAGTGAACCGTTTTGCTTTTAGTTTGACTGATTTTTTGTCAAATAGGGTGCAAATGTACGGACTTTTTCTGCTGAATAACAGTATTTTACAATTAATTTATTGTTACCAGCCGAAAAATGCGGTTTGTAATGAGAGAAGTGCAATAAAACAAGAAAAGAGACGCCGATATCAGCGCCTCCTTTTACTTCAACTCACCTAATGAAACACCTGCATTAGTCTTATTTCCGTTTCAGAAATATCTTGTCAATCCCTTCAACATCCAGCACAATGGAGTCGCAGGTGTTGGTCAATGCTAAGAAAGCATAGACAGCGGAAGTGTTATTTTTAAACTTACCAGAGATTTTGAGAGAATCTTTTTCAGCTATCCAAGTCATAACAGGTTCATTTTGTTTGCCAAATAAGATTCCTCCCGTTTCCTTGAATTTTCCATCTTCCAAAAATGTCACTTCATCCAGTTCTTTCGGGCTGGATTCCAATGACCCTGTCCAATTCCCAATAATGTTCTTTGCAAAAGCCGGAGGAGCACAAGGCTTATCTTTGTCCTTATCGCAGGATGAAGCGATAAAAATTGCCAGGCAAAAAATCAGAGTTCGCTTTATCATATTTAATTCAGATTACGAATGTAGATATCTCGGCTAATCTCGTTTGCAAGAGATTTAAAAGGCCAAACTCGTCTTGTTCTAAATTTATCGAGTCTGGCCAGTGTAAACCATAGTCCTTTCCTACTAATTGTTTACCACGATCTTATGAGTGGTCTCTGAACCATTTGTATTAGTCAAACGCACCAGATAAACACCATTAAGCAAATTCTTTACCTTAACATTTGGCGATGGCTTTCCAAAAGAATGATAAACCACTTTACCATTTGAGCCAACGATCTCCACTTTTGTAATCTTGCTCCAATCGGCTGCTTTGATTGTAAGTTCTTCGGATACAGGATTTGGATACATATAAGTAACAACTCCTTCAAACTTCACAGTGCGAATCCGGCTGTAAGCTCCAGTTCCATCCTTATCGATCATATGCAGACGATAAAAGTTATTTCCGTTAATGGGATCATTGTCTACCGCTACATACTCAACTTGCTGCTTACTCTCACCTTTTGCAGTAATAGTGGTTATCGTATTCCATTCATTACCATTGGAGCTACGCTGCACATCAAAGCGATCGCTGTTATTTTCCTCCGTTGTTGCCCAGTTTAGGTTAATCCCTGCGCCTTCTTTTGTCGCGTCGAATGAAAGCAATTTGACAGGCAATGCAAAGTTTTCGGCCATGGAGAATGGACGTCTTAATCCTAATTGATTTCCCGAAG of Dyadobacter chenhuakuii contains these proteins:
- a CDS encoding T9SS type A sorting domain-containing protein, whose product is MKKHLKYFFSALLLISMSQIAKSQNVNIILDFTNRKVSADGLSWTFDLEAKGDVGYAGPNNNNWKAYNIRLDLDLPDGVDILGGTGVADPNYTTGSLGVQTTVFGDPPLGQKELGLTLSRGNQTDLNTFTFVKLATYTINFSGPVDQGNPATPRPNAIASGSSWTNAANDPASGNQLGLRRPFSMAENFALPVKLLSFDATKEGAGINLNWATTEENNSDRFDVQRSSNGNEWNTITTITAKGESKQQVEYVAVDNDPINGNNFYRLHMIDKDGTGAYSRIRTVKFEGVVTYMYPNPVSEELTIKAADWSKITKVEIVGSNGKVVYHSFGKPSPNVKVKNLLNGVYLVRLTNTNGSETTHKIVVNN